The genomic window TCTTCGAAAAATCGCTCGACATCAGATTTGAAGATTTCACCAACAGTATTAGAAGATAAAACAAACATATCATTTACAAACAACATCGCCTGAATAAGTAAATTTTGTGACTGTGCAAAGTCTTCAATGTTTTTGTTTATAACAAAAAGCTCGTTGTTTTCTTCATTAAGTTGAACGGAATATGAGTTTATTTGTGATTTGAGAATTGCTTTCCTTTTTTTGGACCTGGAGATATAAATCCCGTCAGTTTCTAAATCATCAAGGATATAACCACCGTCGGTAATAATATATTGGTCGCCAATTTTTTTGGCGTAAATGATTAGTGAGTCATTGTGTCGATCGAAAAAAGGGGTATCAACCCTGAGATAAGACGAATCATCAATATCATTGACTGAAAAAGATTTTGAGTAGAAATCTTTGATGTTTTGTTCTAACTTTGTTATTTCCAAATTATTGCCCATCGCTGATACCTCCTTTTATTCATTCGGCTTCCTTACGTAATTATATTGGCAGAGATAGCTTAATTCAAATATAAATTCAATTCATATTTATAGGAATATACACATCAAATTAATTCATGAAAAAATAGATTTGATATTTATTTATTTTTATAGGGGAATTCTAAGACATCTGCACTCGCAACTCACAAATAAAATCATTCTCTCCTCGGTATCCATAACGGTCGACGGAAGAAATTTCGTATACCGTACCGATGTTATTTGGATGTTTTTGAGTGAATTCTTGTTTTAGCTTTTGATAGTAATTTAAGTATTTTTTCCGACTCCAATAAAACGCAATACACAAGTAGTCGCCATCTGGGATCGATTCTAGATGGCTTTTTAGTTCGGAAATATCAGTGGTAAAAACTTGCGTGAGTATTTGCGTGTAATGTATCTCATTTAAGTTCTGATAATTTTTTAAAGGATAGCTGAATCCGTATTGCAGGTTGCCAATCGTCCCGTTTTTAATCAACAATTCATCCAATTCACTCATCTCTTTATCGGGATAATCCATGGGCGTAATTGTCTGCTGAGCAGGAATTTGAATGATCGATTGTTGCTCGATATGCCGTTGATAAACCTTTCCTAAGGGATGCTTCTGAATTTCATTCAAATCAGATAATTGTTCGATTTGACCGTTGATCAGTTGCTGACTACGTTGAAGTCGGCGAATCTGATCATCAATTTCAAGAGATTGCTGATGTAAAAAGTTAGCTAGGTCGTTGCCGGTCAAATCTAGCGACTTTCTGATTTCTTCAATCGATAACCCAGAGTACTGAAGATACTTAATGATATTGATTTGGAATACTTGACTGATTAAATAATAGCGATAGTTATTTTCGGGATTACGAGCGGCTGGTTTGATTAAATTTATCTTGTCATAATAACGCAGCGTTTGAATTGAAACGTTACAAATTTTGGCCATTTCGCCGATAGAAATATTTTTCATCATATCCTCCTTGACCCTATTGTTAGTATAGACTTTATGATTATTTCAATAAATAAATATCGAGGTAATGATTATGACAAAAACAATTAGAATAATGATTCCCGACTGGCAATCAGGCGATAATCCAGTTTATTTCTTTGGAGCCCAATTATTAAATTGGTTAGCTCCTGAAAATCCTGATCAAAAGCTGATCAAAGTTCCAGTTGCTGCACCGAAAAAGAATCAGGAACACTTGGAAAAAGAAAATGGCGTTGCTGCTCAATCTACTGTCATTGATAATGTTAAAAAAGCTCAACAAGCAATCGATACTGAATTGCCAGACAAAATTATTACGCTGGGTGGAAATTGCATGGTCTCACAAGCACCGTTTTCATATTTGCACGACAAGTATGGCGACGATTTGGGCGTGATTTGGATCGATGCTCATCCTGATATTTCCAATCCTCAAATTTTTCCAAATGAACATGCCATGGTTTTGGCGAACTTGATGGGCAAGGGCGATCCCGCAGTGTCTAAGATAGTAAAAAATTCAATTTCCAGTGATTCAATTTTGTATGTTGGCTTACAAGAACCTACAGATGATGAGAAGAAATTGCTGCCCGAATTGGGATTAAAGTATCAAGTTGAGGACAACAATCAGGTCGATATTCAAAAAATTCAAGCGTGGATCAATCAACATCATTTTTCAAAGATTGCAATTCACTTTGACATCGATGTCCTAGATAGAAATCTCTTTTTTGACCAATACTTTGATGAACCAGGTGTCACAGACTATGAAGTGTCCGGCGGAAAGCTTGATCCAGACAAGGCAATTACAATTCTCAATCAACTTGGATCTGACAATGATTTAGTGGGATTGACGATTGCCGAATATTTGCCATGGAGTGCTTTGAAATTACGCAAATTAATGGAGAACATCTCTATATTTAATTAAATTGTTGAATCATTTTGATGAACGCCTTTTTATATAAATATATTTATATTGTGAACTGAAAACTTTTGGCATAAACTTTAACTGTAGCAATTCAAAATACTGAGGGGACAGTTAATAGTATGAAAATTAGGGGATTAAGTTTAATCACACTTTTTGCAACAGGTGTATTGCTGTTATCTGGTTGTGGAAATCACAACTCGAATTCAAGCAGCAGTCCACAGACCAAAACGTCAGTTAGCAAGAGTTCTAAGAGCTCATCAGACAAGGATTCAAAGGCTCTTTGGAATGATTCAAAAGATGCACAGTTAAAGAAATTTATCGATGATTGGGCACCAACAATGCACCAGTCTTATCAAAAATTTGACGGAGAGCATACGATCAAAACATCGACTGGTATGGTTTATCCAGACGACTTGACCAAAGTTAGCGTCGATGGCTCAAATTCCTCAATTGGTTGGAGCAAGTCAGGTAAGGGCCACTATGCTTACAACGTAGTTGCCATTTATAATTACAACGGTTCACCAAACCACATCACATATTTCTTCGCCTTCCACGATGGCCAACCAGTCGCATTAGTTGACCAAAGTAGCGGTGGTACACCAGATCTAACACCAACTAAGAATAATGATGTGCAATCAACATTTGAAAGTATTGCAGGTGGAAGCAGTGCAAGTTCAAGTAGTAGTGCATCGGCAAATAATTCTAATGAAAACACTGGTAGTAGCGAAAAGAAGAATAGTTCTGACTCTGTTGTTACCGATAACGATACCATTGCCGTTATGGTCTATGAAAAGGGATTTAATGTTGAAGATGATCTTGCAAATATTCCAATTACCATTGGAGTAAACAAGGAAATGGGTAGATATGTCCTTGGAAGTGGCGGAACTGGTGCGACAACAATGACTTATTCAGCAAGTGGAAGTACTATTACGTATTGGACAAATGATTACGAGAATAGAAATTCTACTGGTGGTCCTGGTGAGAAGGAACATACAACAACAGTTCAAGAATTACAAAGGGAATTTTATGCAACCTCAAGTCAAAAGCAAGCAGTCAATGATGCTGCGTCAAGAATAAAACATATGTCTGATTTTTAGAAAACAACAAATATAATAATGGTATTGATTGTTTTCTAACTACCTATAACACTGATATTTAATTCGATTCATCAACATTCCATATAGCAAATGTTTGTATTCAATATAAAAAAGAACTAGTTTATCCATGTAAAAAATAACTATAAATTTTTTACATGGATTTTTTTTACAAGGAGTGTATACATATATGGATGAAATTAGCGCAACTAAAGCAGGTACATATGAATTTGACAAGGACTTCGTTGTTAACCGTCTAGGCTATGGTACGATGCAACTTACAGGCCCTGGCACTTGGGGTCCTTACAAGGACGGTGACCAAGCGGTCGACGTGATCAAGCATGCATTTGATCTAGGTGTCAACTTTGTTGATACAGCTGACTCTTATGGCCCTTGGAATGCGGATAATTATTTGGCAAAAGCTTTGAAAGAATATCCGGATTCAGACAAGATCTTTATTTCTGATAAGGTCGGTCAAGTTCGTGTTGGACCTAATGGTTGGGTACCAGTTGGTGCACCCGCATTTCTCCGTCAAGAAGTAGAACTTTCATTACGTAAATTTAATCGTGATCATGAAGACTTGTTGTTCTTGCATAGAATCGATTCACATTATCCAATCGAGGACCAAATCGGCGAATTGAAGAAGATGCAAGATGAGGGCA from Companilactobacillus sp. includes these protein-coding regions:
- a CDS encoding Lreu_0056 family protein, producing MKIRGLSLITLFATGVLLLSGCGNHNSNSSSSPQTKTSVSKSSKSSSDKDSKALWNDSKDAQLKKFIDDWAPTMHQSYQKFDGEHTIKTSTGMVYPDDLTKVSVDGSNSSIGWSKSGKGHYAYNVVAIYNYNGSPNHITYFFAFHDGQPVALVDQSSGGTPDLTPTKNNDVQSTFESIAGGSSASSSSSASANNSNENTGSSEKKNSSDSVVTDNDTIAVMVYEKGFNVEDDLANIPITIGVNKEMGRYVLGSGGTGATTMTYSASGSTITYWTNDYENRNSTGGPGEKEHTTTVQELQREFYATSSQKQAVNDAASRIKHMSDF
- a CDS encoding DUF1828 domain-containing protein, which produces MGNNLEITKLEQNIKDFYSKSFSVNDIDDSSYLRVDTPFFDRHNDSLIIYAKKIGDQYIITDGGYILDDLETDGIYISRSKKRKAILKSQINSYSVQLNEENNELFVINKNIEDFAQSQNLLIQAMLFVNDMFVLSSNTVGEIFKSDVERFFEENNIRTFEDPNFVGTSGMTHKFDFSIAGLRRKDIPDKLIKVMNSPRNEYYAKALATDVRLTKPVLKNTTNFYIIINDSKDDIDSKIINLFNSENITPIPFSERNDFVEELAE
- a CDS encoding arginase family protein: MTKTIRIMIPDWQSGDNPVYFFGAQLLNWLAPENPDQKLIKVPVAAPKKNQEHLEKENGVAAQSTVIDNVKKAQQAIDTELPDKIITLGGNCMVSQAPFSYLHDKYGDDLGVIWIDAHPDISNPQIFPNEHAMVLANLMGKGDPAVSKIVKNSISSDSILYVGLQEPTDDEKKLLPELGLKYQVEDNNQVDIQKIQAWINQHHFSKIAIHFDIDVLDRNLFFDQYFDEPGVTDYEVSGGKLDPDKAITILNQLGSDNDLVGLTIAEYLPWSALKLRKLMENISIFN
- a CDS encoding MerR family transcriptional regulator yields the protein MKNISIGEMAKICNVSIQTLRYYDKINLIKPAARNPENNYRYYLISQVFQINIIKYLQYSGLSIEEIRKSLDLTGNDLANFLHQQSLEIDDQIRRLQRSQQLINGQIEQLSDLNEIQKHPLGKVYQRHIEQQSIIQIPAQQTITPMDYPDKEMSELDELLIKNGTIGNLQYGFSYPLKNYQNLNEIHYTQILTQVFTTDISELKSHLESIPDGDYLCIAFYWSRKKYLNYYQKLKQEFTQKHPNNIGTVYEISSVDRYGYRGENDFICELRVQMS
- a CDS encoding aldo/keto reductase, encoding MDEISATKAGTYEFDKDFVVNRLGYGTMQLTGPGTWGPYKDGDQAVDVIKHAFDLGVNFVDTADSYGPWNADNYLAKALKEYPDSDKIFISDKVGQVRVGPNGWVPVGAPAFLRQEVELSLRKFNRDHEDLLFLHRIDSHYPIEDQIGELKKMQDEGKIKHIGISQVTMDELKSAQKVAKIDAVENMYNVGHHTGDDAIVDYCKEQGIAFLPWFPLDTGNLAKPDSPLNSIAEKYGVSSAQIALAWLLKRSDNILPIPGTSSVEHLKDNVSAANVQLSDEDFNKLSGLQK